The following DNA comes from Bathymodiolus thermophilus thioautotrophic gill symbiont.
CTCATATCTTCACCACAACACATTGGTGATTTGATTTTTCCATGGCCATTTGGGCATTCTGATATTTGCACACTTGAACCATCTTCCAGTGCTAAATTTCCATCTGTAAGTGGTGCATCACATTTTCCACAAGTTGCATTGACGCTCATACCGCATTTTTTACATTCATAAGTTGGCATTATCTTCTCCTTTTATTTGATAAAATGTTGTGTTAAAGTTAACTCAACAACCAAAATTTTATACGATTTAATTGGTGATAATGTGGTTTTTAATTTCAAGAAATGCAACGCCTAATACCTTACCATTTTCAAGAATAAAATAAACAATAGGAGGCTTTTGCATAAATACCAAAGTGTTTAGTTTATTTTTGAAAATGGTATTATTAGAGACCTTTGTATAAATATGAACAATCATCAAGAATCCTCGTTTTACCCACTTGGTAATTTTTTAAACCCAGCCTTAGCTCTGCTAGGACAAGGTTTAAGAAAATCACCCATTGGACAAAAATTGAATTTTGCTAATCATCCATATTTATACAAAAGCCTCTATTAGAGAAACTAATTTGAAGCTAGCAGCGTATAAATAAAATAGATTTAACAAAAAAAGGAGAAATCAATGTTATTAGAAATTGTCTTTGCAGCGGGTTGTTTTTGGGGTGTGGAAAAGAATTTTGAGCAAATATCAGGTGTAATCGATGTAACTTCTGGTTACGCTGGTGGTAATTATAACGACCCAACTTACCATCAAGTATTGGCAAATAAAGACGATAACAAGGCATTTAATTTTCTAAGCATACTGAAAAAGATTCCTTGGAGCGACGAAGAAGACGACGAAACGAACGATGAAAAGAGGGATAAAAATATCATCAATCATGCCGAAGTAGTCAAAATAATTTATGACACAAAACTGGTTTCTACTGAATTTTTAATTAAAAATTTCTGGGAATTACACGACCCCACGCAAACTGACGGGCAAGGCAATGACAAAGGCAACAATTACCGTTCTGCCATTTATTGGACAAACGATGAACAAAAGAAAATCGCATTCGACACCAAAGATGCGTATCAACAATTATTAAACAAACAAGGCTTTGGGAAAATTGTTACCGAGTTAAAGCCTATGGACAAATTTTGGCCAGCAGAAGCGCATCATCAAAACTATTTAGCCAACAACCCTAATGGTTATTGCCCTAATCATAAAACGGGGGTGGAGTTTGCCAACAAAGGTGAAATTAAAGAAAAACTCAGTGGCACTTATAACGAACACCTAAAAAACCTTATTTTAAAACCTATCAAAGGCAAAGAAATCGTGGTGATTGAAGCCGATGCTTATTGTCCTTATTGCGTTGCCTTCAAACAAAAAGTATTGGACAATTACAAAGGCAGTATTCCTGTTAGAAGTGCATTTGCGCATAATCTTAAAGGCTACACGATCAAAACACCAACCTTTGCCACGCCTACTATTTTATTCATTAAAGACGGTGTAGAACAATCGGGTTTTCAGGGTTATTTAGCACCCAAAGAATTTTATAAAGCACTGGGAAAATTCAAACTCGGCGACTCCAAGGCCTTTGATATTGCCTTTAATCAAGGTACCGAAAGTAGATTTTGTGAAAAATACGATATTTTCAAAAACACGCCTGACGGTGTATTTGTTGACAAACTATCAGGTGTGGCACTCTTTGACACCGATGATCGCTTCAATTCTAAAAGTGGCTGGTTAAGTTTCACCAAAGCCATTGATAATACCACCATCGAAAAATCCGACAACAATTACGGTATGAACCGCACTGAAATCATCTCAAAAAGCACTGGCATTCATTTGGGCCATGTATTTGAAGACGGGCCAAATGGTGCGCGTCGCTTTTGCATTAACGCTACTGTGTTAGATTTTGTTGCGGACAAAGAATAAAAGGCACAATATAGTATTTATAATCGTCCAAGTATTGGCAGTAAAAAACCCGTGCTACTTATTGATAAAACAGGTATTTTGACTGCCAATACTTGGGACGAGAATGCGTGCCAAATTGTTTGGTTTATTTTTTGAAAATGGTGTTATTTATTGTGTGCAAAACTTAATACAAAATTAACGGCTGCTTTGTCGGAAAGACTTAAACCACCAACTGTTTTTGACAAGGCAATTAAATTCTTAGCAGGGACACCATAATCGTTAGCATCCATAATGATTGGCTTCATAGATGTGATTAATAATTTTTTTCTATAAACTTTTGCAATTAAAACATCTAATTCTATCTTTTTACTAACGCCATAAAATTCCAAAACAGCCGGTATTTTCATTCTTTTATAATAACGAATTGACTTTAATTTTTTCATATCAATCTTTGCTCTAATAATCGCCTGAGGAGACTCTATAACTTTAAAGAACAAATCTTGCAATCTTTTGTCTCTTATTGCTATATTCGTATTCACACTGTTCAAGTCAACGCTTATTTCCACCTCCCCTGTTTTGGAAATTGCTCCTTTGACACTTTCAAAAACAGCGGGCTCAATAACATATTGTTTTTTTATAGTGCTAAAATTGACTACTGAGTTCTTGCTATCAACAATATATTCAGGGGTTGCAAAAGCGCTGTTCAGCGTGGTTAGCGATAGCAGTAAAAATGCAGCCAGTGTTGTTTTTATTAAATTCATATTGTTCCTTAAAGTTATTAGAGACCTTTGCATAAATATGATTAATAAAATTCATTGTTTACCAAACTAGCAATTCCTTTAAATCATATCTTAACAAAGCCAAGACTGGGTTTAAAAAATTGCTAAATTGATGAAAATAAATGCTTAACGGTTCATGTTTATGCAAAAGTCTTCCTTATTATACAACGAGACCTTTGCATAAATATAAATAATCATCAAGAATCCACTCTTTACCCACTTGGTAATTTTTTAAACCCAGCCTTAACCCTGCTAGGACAAGGTTTAAGAAAATTACCAAGTGGGCAAAAATTGAATTTTGCTAATCATCCATATTTATGCAAAGGTCTCACAACAAGTTTTCAGTTGATTATTTTTTCTTTGCAATCGCCTTAACATGTTTGATGTGCTCTCGGTTGGTTTTAAAAGAAGGCGTTAATCTGCCAGCTTCAATGCGACTTACAATCTCTTTCACTTCTGATTTGGTTAAGACGGACTGGGTTTTTGATTTTATAAATTTGATATAACCACTTCCATGGGTTACATTTTCTGGCATTTTTGTTTTAAATTCACTATCACCAACAAAAACAATCACTGAAAACACCTGACTTTCATTTAATTTGAGACCTTTGCATAAATATAAATAATCATCAAGAATCCACTTTTCACCCACTTGGTAATTTTTTAAACCCAGCCTTAGCCCTGCTAGGACAAGGTTTAAGAAAATTACCAATTGGGCAAAAATTGAATTTTGCTAATCATCCATATTTATGCAAAGGTCTCAATTCCAATAATGCCTCAAGCACCTTTGTATGCTTATAATTTTGATGAAGCGGATTCTGAAATTTACCCGAATATTTATAAATTTTTTGAGTCCATATTTTTTGATTTAAACCACCAAATATCCAGCCTTTCATATTTTTCGTCTCAACAACAAAAATACCATACTCTGAAACAATAATATGATCTATTTGGGTGCTACCATCTTCAGTTGGCAAAGTAATATTTTTTATAAGATGGTATTTTCTTTTATCAAGAAGCAATTTGGCACTTAAATTAACAATAAACTCACCAAAAACACCTTTAAACCATGCTGATTTTAAGAGCGTGATTATTACAAAAGCAGGAATGAAATACCAAAGCATGTCCACTTGATTCAGAATAGGTGCTAAGTCCATTGTCTCCTTTGTTTTATTAAGGTTAAAACGCCATTAAAACCACACTTTCTTATCTTTATTACTCTGCTTCTGTCTCACCCTCAGGAGTTTCAGTAATTTCATCGTCTTCAGTTTCAGCAATCTTAGCGATGGACACTAATTTTTCACCTTTGGCAATTTTGATAAGAGTAACGCCTTGGGTGTTTCTGCCGATAATAGAAACATCGGCTGCTCTTGCTCTAACGAGGGTGGCTTTGTTGGAGATGAGCATCATTTCATCTTCGTCAGTTACTTGGATGGCGCCAACAACTTTACCATTTCTGTCGCTGGTTTTAATGGAGATAACGCCTGATCCGCCTCGTGCTTGAGAGCGATATTCATCAAGTGCGGTGCGTTTGCCAAAACCTTTTTCGGTGGCAGTTAAGATTGAATCTTCGCCAGCTGTGATAATGGCTGAGACTATTTCATCGTCTTTTAACCTCATACCTCGCACACCGATAGCGGTTCTGCCGACAGCACGAACATCGGATTCTTTGAAACGGATGGATTTACCGTTGGCTGAAAATAACATAATATCTTGCTCACCCGAGGTAATGTCAACGCCAACAAGTTTGTCGCCATCTCTGAGGTCAATAGCGATAATACCACCTTTTCTTGGGCGGGCAAAGTTGGTTAGTGATGTCTTTTTACAGGTGCCACTACTGGTTACCATAAAGACAAATTGGTCGTTACTAAATTCAGCCACTGGCAAGATGGCATTAATTGATTCTTCTTTTTCAAGTGGCAATAAATTGACAATTGGTTTGCCTCGTGCGATGCGTGATGCCATTGGTAACTCATATACTTTCAGCCAATGCACCTTGCCTGTGGAGGAGAAACACAACACAGTATCGTGTGAATTTGCTACAAATAACTGGTCAACAAAATCTTCATCTTTCATTTTGGTGGCAGCCTTACCTTTGCCACCACGGCGTTGTGCTTGATAATCACTGAGTGATTGCGCCTTAATGTAACCGCCGTGTGACAAGGTTACTACACGCTCTTCTTGGGCAATCAGGTCTTCTAGTGTTAAATCAATCTTATTTTCAATAATCTTGGTCATTCTGTCGTTAGAGAAATTCTCACGAATTTCCATCAACTCATCGCGAATAACTTGCATCAATTTTTCAGGGTTTTGCAAAATATCTAATAAATATTTAATTTGCTCTAACAGCTCATTAAATTCATCAAAAATCTTATCTTTTTCTAAACCCGTTAAACGATGAAGTTTCAAATCAAGGATGGCTTGCGCTTGCTTTTGTGAAAGCTGGTAATCGCCACTCGCTTGTAAACCGAGTTCAGGTGGTAATTCTTCTGGCTTAAATAACGACATATCACGATCGCCAATCAAATCTTTAATCACACTGCCCTGCCAAGTTTGAGCAACTAATTTTGTTTTTGCTTCGGTTGGGTTGGCAGCAGATTTAATCATTTCAATGATGTCATCAATATTACTGAGCGCAACCGACAAACCTTCTAAGATGTGCGCACGATTTCTAGCCTTGTTTAATTCAAAAATAGAACGGCGAGTAACAACATCACGACGATGCGCAATAAAGGCGTCTAGCACGCCTTTTAGCGTCATTAACTTAGGCATACCTTTGTCAATCGCAACCATATTGATGCCAAAAACGGTTTGCATTTCGGTTAGTTTGTATAAGTTATTTAACATGACTTCTGGCACTTCACCACGACGAAGCTCAATCACCATGCGCATACCATCTTTATCAGACTCGTCTCTAAGTCCTGTAATACCATCTACTTTTTTATCTTTAACCAACTCAGCAATCTTGGTGATTAACTTGGCTTTATTTACCTGATATGGCAATTCTGTGACGACAATGCTTTGCTTGTCTTCACCTTCAACATGGGAAACGGAACGAAGATAAATTTTACCTTTACCAGTTTCATAAGCTTGACGAATACCGCTGGCACCATTAATAATACCAGCGGTGGGGAAATCAGGCCCTGGTATTACGGTCAACAATTCGTCAATAGTTATGTGATCATTATCAATCACTCGTAGGCAAGCATCAACCACTTCTCTTAAATTATGGGGCGGGATGTTGGTCGCCATACCCACTGCAATACCTGATGAACCGTTAACAAGAAGATTGGGTACACGGGTTGGTAGGACACTTGGCTCAGATTCAGAGCCATCATAGTTGTCAATAAAATCAACGGTTTTTTTCTCTAAATCTCGCAACAATTCATGCGAAAGTTTTGCCATACGAATTTCTGTATAACGCATGGCAGCAGCACGGTCGCCATCAACCGAGCCAAAGTTACCCTGACCATCAATCAGGATACTACGCATTGAAAATGGTTGCGCCATGCGGACAATCGTGTCATATACCGCTGTATCGCCGTGTGGATGATATTTACCAATCACATCACCGACAATACGGGCAGATTTTTTGTAGACTTTGTTGTAGTCATTGCCCAGCACATTCATGGCATAAAGCACACGGCGATGCACAGGTTTTAACCCATCTCGAACATCAGGCAAAGCACGGCCGACGATGACACTCATTGCATATTCCAAATAGGAATCTCGCATCTCGTCTTCAATAGTAACTATAGGGAAGTTAGGCTCGAAAGTATCGTTTACATCCTGGGGATTATCAATATCATCAGACATACAAAAAAGGGATAATTAAATTACCTATATTTTACTCCTAAAGAGACACAATTCATAACTATAATTTTTCAATTATTTTCTATAAAAAATTATTAAAAATCAATTACTTATGCCTTTCTTTCTTGAATAGCATTTGCCAAAGTTCTCAATAGATTTTCAGTATCATTCCAATTGATACAACCATCGGTAATACTAACGCCATATTCCAGGGTTTTTAACGGTGCAACACGCTGGCTGCCTTCGTTGAGATGTGACTCAAACATTACCCCAAAAATCTGTTCAGAACCTGCACTAATTTGTTTGGCAATATCCGCACCAACTTTGATTTGATTTTTAAAATTTTTTTCACTATTGGCATGCGAAAAATCAACCATTAAACGCTCAGGTAAACTCGCATTAGAAAGCTGTGTAACGGCCTCTTGAACGCTGTCGCTATCGTAATTAGTTTTGCCCTTGCCACCACGCAAAACAATATGACAATTGGGGTTGCCCGAAGTCGTGTATCGATTAATCATACCTTTTTTATTAATTGACCAAAACATATGTGGACTACTGGCAGCAATAACTGCATCAATTGCCACTTGAGCGCCACCCTCGGTACCATTTTTAAAACCAACAGGACAAGACAAACCTGATGCCAATTCTCGATGTGTTTGGCTTTCAGTAGTGCGAGCACCAATAGCGCCCCATGAAATCAAATCAGAAATATATTGTGGGGTAATAAGATCCAAATACTCGGTCGCTGTGGGCAAGCGCAATTTGGCTAAATCTAGTAATAATTTACGCGCCACGCCAAAGCCTTTTTCCATGTTACAACTGTCGTCTAAATCGGGGTCGTAAATCAAACCTTTCCAGCCGATAGTGGTGCGTGGTTTTTCAAAATATACCCGCATAACAATAAACAAATCGTCTTTCAATTCGTCTTGTAACTTGATCAATCTTTTGGCATATTCTATTGCTGCTTTGGGATCATGAATAGAGCAAGGTCCAGCCACAACAAGTAGGCGCTTATCTTTACCCTTGACAATATTGGCAATGGTTTGGCGTGCTTCAACAAT
Coding sequences within:
- the msrA gene encoding peptide-methionine (S)-S-oxide reductase MsrA, translating into MLLEIVFAAGCFWGVEKNFEQISGVIDVTSGYAGGNYNDPTYHQVLANKDDNKAFNFLSILKKIPWSDEEDDETNDEKRDKNIINHAEVVKIIYDTKLVSTEFLIKNFWELHDPTQTDGQGNDKGNNYRSAIYWTNDEQKKIAFDTKDAYQQLLNKQGFGKIVTELKPMDKFWPAEAHHQNYLANNPNGYCPNHKTGVEFANKGEIKEKLSGTYNEHLKNLILKPIKGKEIVVIEADAYCPYCVAFKQKVLDNYKGSIPVRSAFAHNLKGYTIKTPTFATPTILFIKDGVEQSGFQGYLAPKEFYKALGKFKLGDSKAFDIAFNQGTESRFCEKYDIFKNTPDGVFVDKLSGVALFDTDDRFNSKSGWLSFTKAIDNTTIEKSDNNYGMNRTEIISKSTGIHLGHVFEDGPNGARRFCINATVLDFVADKE
- a CDS encoding YceI family protein — encoded protein: MNLIKTTLAAFLLLSLTTLNSAFATPEYIVDSKNSVVNFSTIKKQYVIEPAVFESVKGAISKTGEVEISVDLNSVNTNIAIRDKRLQDLFFKVIESPQAIIRAKIDMKKLKSIRYYKRMKIPAVLEFYGVSKKIELDVLIAKVYRKKLLITSMKPIIMDANDYGVPAKNLIALSKTVGGLSLSDKAAVNFVLSFAHNK
- the gyrA gene encoding DNA gyrase subunit A; amino-acid sequence: MSDDIDNPQDVNDTFEPNFPIVTIEDEMRDSYLEYAMSVIVGRALPDVRDGLKPVHRRVLYAMNVLGNDYNKVYKKSARIVGDVIGKYHPHGDTAVYDTIVRMAQPFSMRSILIDGQGNFGSVDGDRAAAMRYTEIRMAKLSHELLRDLEKKTVDFIDNYDGSESEPSVLPTRVPNLLVNGSSGIAVGMATNIPPHNLREVVDACLRVIDNDHITIDELLTVIPGPDFPTAGIINGASGIRQAYETGKGKIYLRSVSHVEGEDKQSIVVTELPYQVNKAKLITKIAELVKDKKVDGITGLRDESDKDGMRMVIELRRGEVPEVMLNNLYKLTEMQTVFGINMVAIDKGMPKLMTLKGVLDAFIAHRRDVVTRRSIFELNKARNRAHILEGLSVALSNIDDIIEMIKSAANPTEAKTKLVAQTWQGSVIKDLIGDRDMSLFKPEELPPELGLQASGDYQLSQKQAQAILDLKLHRLTGLEKDKIFDEFNELLEQIKYLLDILQNPEKLMQVIRDELMEIRENFSNDRMTKIIENKIDLTLEDLIAQEERVVTLSHGGYIKAQSLSDYQAQRRGGKGKAATKMKDEDFVDQLFVANSHDTVLCFSSTGKVHWLKVYELPMASRIARGKPIVNLLPLEKEESINAILPVAEFSNDQFVFMVTSSGTCKKTSLTNFARPRKGGIIAIDLRDGDKLVGVDITSGEQDIMLFSANGKSIRFKESDVRAVGRTAIGVRGMRLKDDEIVSAIITAGEDSILTATEKGFGKRTALDEYRSQARGGSGVISIKTSDRNGKVVGAIQVTDEDEMMLISNKATLVRARAADVSIIGRNTQGVTLIKIAKGEKLVSIAKIAETEDDEITETPEGETEAE
- a CDS encoding 3-deoxy-7-phosphoheptulonate synthase is translated as MLKKIFQRISNIRITKAESITPPIVYIKRYEVQKPESDFIVEARQTIANIVKGKDKRLLVVAGPCSIHDPKAAIEYAKRLIKLQDELKDDLFIVMRVYFEKPRTTIGWKGLIYDPDLDDSCNMEKGFGVARKLLLDLAKLRLPTATEYLDLITPQYISDLISWGAIGARTTESQTHRELASGLSCPVGFKNGTEGGAQVAIDAVIAASSPHMFWSINKKGMINRYTTSGNPNCHIVLRGGKGKTNYDSDSVQEAVTQLSNASLPERLMVDFSHANSEKNFKNQIKVGADIAKQISAGSEQIFGVMFESHLNEGSQRVAPLKTLEYGVSITDGCINWNDTENLLRTLANAIQERKA